The genomic region CTCAGATTCGGAGAGCGACACTGGAAGTATCCAGCGCGTCCAGGGCGCTCGTGCTCCAGAGAACGATTGGCACGTTCGCCCGGAACCCGAATCACTCTACGAGCACCTGCAAGAGTTCTTCCCACAGATCGACATTGACGCGCCATTTGTTGACCCGGCCGGTCTCTCGATGCCCAGCACCCCGTCGTCTGACTCTCCACGTAACACGAGCGAAACACAGCGCCCACCTCCGCCCCAACACCCCGCGCGGCAGCTCACAGCCTCAACGACGCAGAACGCaaaggtcgacgaggtgcacAGGAACCCAGTCCGGGGCGCAGTGCACGCAGGTTTCCAGGCTGTTACGAAtgcggctgctgctgcctTCAACAAGTCGGAGCACCGCCGCTCGATTCGTaacgtcgccgacctgcgCCGGCGGTCCATGCAGAAGCACAAGGTAGATGCTTGCCCTGTTGACCAAGGCAATCAGGTCGTCGCGGAAGGTGCGGTAGGGGTCcggcgcagctcgagcatGTGGGGTCACCGTGTAGTGGAGGTCACACAAAGCCAGATTCCACCCTCAATTCCCGAATCGCCATGCTCTGACGGTCGTCCTGGTGAGTGTGTTGATGTATCGGGTTTACTAACTGCAGTGACCTTGAACTGGGTCAGGGGCAGGATGATTGGCAAGGGCTCGTACGGCAGAGTGTACCTGGCACTGAATGCGACCACTGGCGACATGATGGCAGTCAagcaggtcgagcaggCTTCCCCAGATGACGGAACAGTAGACTCGCGGCAGAAGACCGTGATAGCCGCTCTGCAAAAGGAGATCACCCTTCTCAAGGACCTGTACCACACGAACATTGTCACATATCTCGGCTTTGAGACGAGCCTCGAGTACGTGTCCATTTTCCTCGAGTACGTCCCGGGCGGCACCATTGCTTCAATCTACCGGACACCCAACCAGGGCCGTTTCGAGGAGCAGCTGGTCCAGTTCTTTACCAGCCAGATCCTTCAAGGCCTCGCGTACCTGCACAACCGAGGCATCTGGCACCGCGACCTCAAGGGCGACAACATccttgtcgacgccaacgGCGTGTGCAAGATTTCCGACTTTGGCATTTCGAGGCAGACAGCGAATGTGTACGACTCGTACGACAATGGCACAATGATGAAGGGTTCCATCTTCTGGATGGCACCCGAAGTCCTTCATTCGCAAGGCGAGCGCACTGGGAGCCGTAAGGACCCCGAAGGCGAGCGCACTGGGAGCCGTAAGGTGCCGGAAGGCGAGCGCACCTATAGCGGCAAGGTCGATATTTGGTCGCTGGGCTGCGTTGTCCTGGAGATGTTTACGGGAGCTCGCCCATGGAGCGAAGTGCAAGAACAGATGCAAGTCATCCTGAAGGTGAGTAATCTGCAGCCCAACGTACATGGCTGATTCCAGCTCTTTCACCAATGCAGGCCAAGCATCCCGAGTGATGTGCGTTTCTCCGCCCAGGCACTAAAGTTCCTGTTTGAGTGCTGCCTCGTGATCGACCCCAACGCCCGCCCCACCGCCGTTGAGCTTCTAGAGCATGAGTTCGTCACCGACCTGGACCCGACGTGGACCTTCCACGAATCGAGGATTGGCAAGGCTGTCGCACGGCGGCTTGACAAGGCACGCGCAGAAACGTCGATGAACAACACGAGCGGAAACTCTGGCATGGGATAGGCGCGCCACCCCACCGTAAACTAGTCACACCTATATTCCGCACACCAACGCCATGTCCCCATAGCCCGCGTCATAGATAGGATTGCGGGGCAACGCATGATGATTGCTTGGCATGTATTTCAATGCTTTGCTGTTGTGACGTGCGTAGGACAGGCCGGTGCGGAGACGGCGCGTTTCCGCTCTCTCCAGACTCCTGTCCAGATCAatctcaacctcaacctcaacctcaaccgCCGCCCAGGCTTCGATACCGTGATGCACTTGCTCACGGTCCATCTGATGTGACGCTAGTTGGTACACTTCTGCCCGGTTTATGGCGCATGGTGGGAACTTTGGCATGCCCATCTAGAAGCGTCTGCTACAGCACTGCTCAGATGTTCCCCCGCTCCCACGTGACTTGACAAGCGGGGGAGATAGAATGGAATCTGCAGGTTTCCATCGGTATGCATTGGCTTATCGTCCTCTACAGCGGTAACCCAGGCCGAGATAGCCAGCCGCTATCTCCAGACCCCTCGCaaacctccaccgccgGCACTGCACTGAATCAATGTCAACATTACTACAGCTACAAGTCAAAAGGAACTAGCCACGCGACTCGTCAAAAGAAACTAGCCACGCGACTCGAACGCCCACAGCCCACGGCCAATGCGACCTGGCTCAcggcgggggagggcgacACTTGGCGCACTCCCGACCACCTcttcgcgctcgcgctcagcgCGCTCACGTTCCCACAGTCCCGTCGTTTTGGGTGATGGTGCGGgagcgacgcgctcgcgctcagTAACGCTCGTACTGGGAGGTCGCCCGTTCGCTGTCGCCGCACTTGTTGATGCGTTCGGAGACGTCGCTGGTACGCGACGCGCAAGCAAGAGGTCGCGCCGTTCGGCATCAGACCGGCTCTGTCTTCCTCGGTCGTACAGCCCATAGTCGGGACGCGgggccggcggcgcagggTCTGCTGGGATCGCCGAAGTCTGCTTgacgcgcgcggcgcgctccttgtcgcgccgctccttctccaggCGGTCCCGTTGCGCCTCTTCTTCCAAGCGCTTAAACTCGCGTTGTCGTTGcctctcgcgctcctcgaacTCCCAGTCCTCGTTgctgcgcccgccgccatccGCAGGGGCACTGACGGGCGCCGCGGCCGGAGCGGGTGTAGATGCCGCGGCTGCGGGCACAGCGGTCTCCATTTTGCCCTCGACAACGGTTATGAGCTTCTCCGTCTTGATCATCATGCTCTCCAGCCAACGTTTACCCTCGCGGAGCTGATTGAGGTGCTCGTCCAGCTCCCTCCGGCTCATGCTGTAGTGGCCGtaggacgacgagagcgacgagttgCCGCCGACTGCACCGCCGTAGAAGCGAGAGACCCCGGTGTCACGCGTCGTCTCCGGTGATGGACGTCGCTGGGGGGAAAGCTGAGCTGGTTTTGGggccgagcttgcgggCGAAGCACCGACAGATGAGCCAAGGTCGCGACGGCCGAAGCTgaagccgccgccgtacCGGCCAGCAGCAAGGCTGGACCATGGCGAGCCGATCGCCGAGTCACGTGGGTTCGGGCCGTAGATAGAATAGCGGGGAGTGAATGTGGGCGAGGCACTTGCGTTCGACCCAGTGCTTGCGTTCAACCGAGAAGCAGCCGTAGCAGGTGCAGGCGCTGAAGGACTAGCcgcggcagcggcgcgaTTCTCGGTTGTCTGCGCCAGGGGAGAGCGCGAGTAGCGCTCACGCGAGCGTTCacgctccttctcgccgGCAAGACCTACCAACCCAAGGCTGTGGGCGCTGGGCAGGTGGTTGTCCTCGTCAGCCTTGCGTTTGACCCCACGGAGAACATCATCTTTCGAGTCGACGTCCATGCGGCTGGAACCAGGTTccaagcgcgccgaccccgacgccgaAAGCTTGTCACGGCCAATCTCGGGAGAGACGCTCGCTGCAACCTTGGTCTGCGGAGCAATCGAGAGCAGTGTCTCCGCAGCAAGCTGGTGAGACGAAAGCTGCTGTTAGGGGGTGCATATGGTCATGCTCACCTCTCCATGGTCGCGCTCTTTGTCATCGCGTTCGCGACGGTCCTCGATCCACCACGGCTTCTTGCGCTCCGTGTTGGCGCCCGCTGTTGGGATGATGAGAGGCATGTTCTTGCGTCTTGGGTCCATGTCACGTTGGGCAGGGTTGTGAGCCCACGGCGAGCTCATCCCATACGGTCGTGCCTTATCGTCATACGGGTTGCTGTGCGGAACTGCGGCTGATGCTGAAGGCGCTGGTGGAGCACCCGCGGAGCCAGCGCGGCCTTGCGTAGCCGCTGTCGCAACGGCAGGTACGCGCTTGCGACGCTTGATAACAGTCTTTTTCATGGCGACCGGACGGGGAACGCCGTGGAGCTTGTGGTAGAGGCCACACGCGTTGCACTGGGGGCGACCTTCCTCATCGCGGCGCCACAGTGGAGTGGTGCTGGTACCACAGTTTCTGCAGCTCATTCCGACAGGTGTCGCAGCGAGCCCATTGCCGGCTGGGGTGCCACCAGCCTGCGGTGCAGGCTTGTCGGGAGCATCCGATTCAGGAGAATTTGGGTTTGTCTGCTTGCCATCAgccgacaaggccgacTTGGTCCCTTGTGGCCCAGCCAAGGATccctgctgctggccaGCTACGCCACCAGCTGGAGGGTACCGGGCGTCGTTGTtggccgtcgacgacgggcgAGAACCCATGGTCCCCATGAGGTTGAGGCCCCATGGATTGGGGCGCTCCGAGGGCCGGTCGGATGCCGGTGACGGTTTGACAGAAGGGCGTTCGACACCCTCTGCCGGGCCCGGAGCGCTTGTCGGTTGAGTTGCCAAGGTATTATTATAGGTTGGGCAGCCCTCGCAGGCCGCGTTGCCACCAGAGCCGTTGCAGCGGCCGTCTCCTGGACAAGATCCGGGCTTTGCGGGACCACAGGGCTCTGGAGGCGTACCGGGTCCAGCAgacctcctcttcttcgcagccggctcctcgtcctccttcttaAGCTGGGCGGTGGACCTCCGAGACGTCCTGCGCTTCGGTTTATCCCCATTCTCCTCGGTTGCCGGCGTGCCGGGGCCAGAGTCGAACTCGTCCTTCGGCGCAGCTGAACCTGCACGCGACGCAGTTGCAGATGCAACTTCAGATGCAACCACCGGCGTACCCGCCGGGGGCGCCTCGGATTCTGGCgtgtcctcgtcaccaccGCGTTCGTTCGACGCCCCGAAACCCGCGCCCCAGCGGCCACTCAACGGCTTCCTCCAGCTCATGCTGTTGTATCCGTTCGAGGCCGAAACAGGCCCGTTGGACGTGGTGGCGGACAAATTTTGGTGCGCCGTTGATGACAGAGGCACAGGAGGGGTGGACTTGGCTGGACACGAGTTgtccacgtcgtcgtctaactcgtcttcctcctcgtcgacctgaGTAACAAGAGAGTCCCTGGTGCCCGAGACGCGTGAAGCTGCAAAGTGTTGATAACCGGCTAGTTGAGATGAGCGGGCGATAGGGGAGATTGGATTGGAGTGGCTGGCACGGGGAGAAACCTttgccgagcttggcgacgcgggTACTGTCGGGCTGTGAGCgggttggtgaggaggggaagtCGCCGTGGGGGCGTTCGGCATATCGTCTGGGATCCGATCAGCGACTGtggatgggatggatggagagTTGCGGCTGACAGAAACGGGAGCAAGAGATCAAGATGGATGACacagagagagagagggagaggaagagaggcAGAGATGAGGCTTGGATGGATTTGGGATTGCTAGTCCGTGGTTGGCGGATAACGCAAGATAATCAGGGCACCCAACAAGCCAAAGCCCACAAGGCCAAATGCACCTAAAGGCAGGGCCCAAGACCAGAGCGCCCAGCAATCACCGAACCAAATCCACCACATGTACCAACAGAAACTTGCTAGACGCCGATCATCAAACTTGATAACAGCAGATATGACAATGGTGCCTCCAGCTCGTGTGCCGGGTGGTGGCGTGGTGGTTTGATGGGATCAAAAGCGCATCCGAGGTCTGTGACTGGGCTGGTCGGGATGGGTGGCGTTATCTGAGGACTCGCCCGAGCTTGTGCCCGAATCGAAACCGCGAGGCGCGGATTTCGGACTCGAAATGCTGTACGACGTGGATGGAAGTAGAGCCGATGCAGAAGAGCGCGGTGGCAAAGCCCAGGTGGGTGTGGAGAGATTGGTAGATTGGATGGATGGGCAGATCCAAGTGGGCAGACGACACGCAAAGGGAAGAAGGGCAGGACAAGACAAGATAGGTTATCAAAACGTACAGAGGAattccttccttcctttGAATGCTTGTGTGCGCTTTGCGTGCGTGTGTGCGCGTGCGTTACGCGGTTTGGTAGACTTTGCGAGTGGCCGACAGTGTCGTGAAGGGTGGCTCGATGACGAAGAATATGATGGATGTTGAGAGAGGAATGATGGGcggtgtggtgtggtgtggtgtggtgtggtgtggtgtggtgtggtgtggtgcGGTGTGGTGTGGGAGGCCGGTGGGTAGACAAGAGTTTGAGTGGCAATTGCCGCGTGGGAGGATATGTTTAGATTGTAGATTGTTAAAGGGAGAATGGCGGATGGTGGATGgttgatggatgatggatgatgtGGATGCCAAAAGATGGGTTgagagggatggagggaaggagggaagcTAGCAAGCAACAAGGAGGTTAGGAAGGAGAGATAATGGGAGGATGCGAGATGCAGATGAATCAAGCCAATCAATCAATTCCACTCAAAGACCTCGGCCACACCGCCGTTGCCTGGATTGCCCAAAGATCCAAACACCCTTAGGCCTGGAGgggggaggatgagaggggggggggaaggcgggCTACGAGGGCCAGATCAACACACTCTCTCGGGTCGATTTCGGTTCCAAGCCCGGCAAACCTGCATTCTTTACAGTACAGCAAACTACCTTATGTGAATGTAACAGACGTCGTGGATAGCGGGATCTTGATTCATGTCGCAGTCTATTCTATTTTACAACAACTACGTAGATCATAGAGCGCCATCCATCAAATGGGTCTTAGTTTTTTCCCAAGTTGAGATATTGAATAGCCTTGGAGTTTGACAAGGAAAGGAAAGACTCTAGAACCCTGAACAGGCTACGTCTTAATCAGCGCCCACGATTAGATGCAACTAACACGCACAGGCCTCTATTCTAGCTGTCCTATCCTACAATCCACACGAACCATCCTCGTCTACAAATGCCGAGCAATGTCAATGCACACAACTGTACCGTACCTCTCTGTGCGTTGTCGTCTTACTCCTTGTCCAACCCCTCACCATGCTGAATGTCTCCGATGCATCATCCGGTCTGATCGCGGAGACACTGACCAGTACAGTTTAAGCGGTGCCGGGTCACGGTCATGGGCGTGATGTCAGCGCTCCCGCCTAATCGTAATCAGTGGCCGTGGTTGCGGCCGTGGCCTTCTGACATCGGTCCCGAGCCACCAATGCAATGTTCGGCGCTCCCCGCCTATCCCACCTAACATGGAGTCATACATCGATGCATAACAGAGTCAACCAGATCTCGAAAAGTCTTTTCGGCCACCACGTTCCGTCAACCCTCTGCTCTCTTGTCCTCCAGTTAGGCTCAGAGGGTGAAATGCAAAGTATCCTCATCGCGCACAAAGGTAAAAAGGTGCCACTCGCGGCATCTGGGCGGCGGTATGGGTGATCTAATCGCGATTGCCAATTTCCCTTGCCAGCTGTTTTCAAGGGAGTCGTAGCCAATCACGAGGCTGCTCTTGCCACTAAAAGTCCACAAGATGAGCCTACCGCTCCCTTATCCGATCACAAAAAATCCGTCACATTACTCAAACCCGCCACACACCGCTGATATGCCATATCGCCGGCCTCTGATCCTCTGAACCCTGAGTAAGTCAAGGCTGGGGCGTGCGGATGAGCTGCTATATCCGGTCCACTTTCATAaccccccctcccccggcCCTTGTCGTTGGCCGATGTGAGATTGTGAGCGGAACTGCGCATCCTCAAGCCCCGAGCATATGGGACATATACGCGGCCCTTGCAGACGAGCCGACTTGAGCAAAGTGTGTCAGAACGACTACGAATGGTTCACATACCCCTAAATCTTTTGGATCTCTTTGCCCTGCTATGATGGGCCAGATTGGCAAGGGTGGGTGACTGACCTTGCGCCCAATCACTTGGTGGGCTACGGAGTCAAGCGAACACAAACACGGAAACAGATCCCAATGtcaccctcctcatcccccaTTCAGTCCCAGAAACCGTCAAGGCGACATCCCCCCTTGCTATCCCTCAGCGGTAGTCTCGCGTGAAACCGAGTGCTCAGTGTTATTCACATCGACGTGAACACTTCACAACTGCGACACTAGGCACTTGATCACTAGGCACAGACAGAAAAGACGGAGCGGAGGCAGATGAGATACCTCGGCCTGTGCTGATTGGCGCGTGACAAGGTAGCCAACTTTGTGCCTGGATTCGAAAGTAGCCCGAGCCGAGTGGTTGCCGAAACGTGCCGATCCCATCCGGACACAGCCGACGCCGTGCTCGGCGTGCAATGTCGAACACTGCTTGTCAATTCAATGAATCGAATCAGTTGAAAGGTAGCGACGGCATCTCGGTGTCGGACGGCAGATGAGAGGACAAGCTAACCTAAGTCTTGAAGCAGCTTGTTCTGCGCAAGTTCTCCGTCGCCAACAGCGCTGGGAAACATGAGGCCGATGACGGTGAGATGGAGGTGAAAGCTGATAACGATTACGATTCAGCACGCGATGCATCCACCCTCAGCTAACGTGGCGTTACGAAAGTGTGGAGCCTGGGTGGGCATacggcgtcggcctcaaCGTCTACAGCAAGACCGAAATAGTAGACGTCTGGCGCCTGGCGGCCATCGCATCTTGGGCTCAGGTTAATAGACTATCAGAACTGCCTTCTCCTGACCAAGAAACTGGAGGGAGTCCCATCGCATCCCACTGGGCAAATGCCCCGTTCTTGACTCTTGTGACGACGTGTCCGGCGGTGCGGCAGCGGCCTGGTCGCCGATACCTTCAAACATTGCGCCGAACCCCGATCGCAGACTGCCATTTTAAAGATCTCCCAGAAGCTAGCAAGATGATTTAAAGGCGTTGTCGTTGTTAGCGACGTTCCAACGGGATGTGACAGCGAACCCACTTACGCCATGCAGAGTATCCCAACATCGCGACGTGGCCCGACTTGATCTCCGAAATCCAAGTCAATGCTGGCCTGCATCCACTCACTCCGTTCGATCTTAGCAGTGACCAGATCGGGAGATAAGCAGATCGTACGGATCTCGACGGATGTCGACACCTGGTACCCGGGACGTACCTGGCCACCATGACCTGTGCAGCCAAGGTTAGCCTCCGTCTCGGGAACAATGCAACCGAGCACAACAAGCACAACGAGCACCGCCAATTTCCCTTGACAGTCATTACGTTCTTGGCCACATCCCAACTCTGACTGACCTCATAGATGAACTCTAGGTTGTGCTGGCGAGTATGCGAGGGTCGAAAGAGCTGATGCGCTGAGCGTAACGGAACCGGCCCTCCTGAACCGCCAGTGGCAGGCGGGGATCTTCCAAAGTTGGTGAGGATCAGCCCATACTGGAGAGGGTGGAGAGGCTGGAGAGGGCGGGCCgagggtgggggaagggtTGGGATAGGGAAGTGGCAAGTGGGGCAGGTGGGGAAGTGGCAGTGGAGAAGCAGTGTGGCAgtgggggaggtggggaagTGGCAGTGGAGAAGCGATGTGGCAGTGGGGGAGAGTGGCAGTGGAGAGTGGCAGTTGCGTGGTTAACGGCGGCACACCGGGGGGCGCATGGAAGCGTGCCCGGCGGCACCGTGGGAGTGTGGCGTTGTGGCTTTGATGGCGCGTGTTTTGATGTGGTAAGCGCCAGGGCCAATATCTCTGGGTAGATCTGGGGCCATGAacctccctcccatccaccctccttcctcaGATCCCATATCCCATAACGCCCGGTTCGTGGATCGTGGTGTGGTGCATCTGAACGCCCTTGGAGAAATCCCCGTAAGGCACCTGCCGCCAAATCTATCCCTGCCGTCTTCCAGAGCGCCTTTGCTTTCGTTTCTGGTCATTGACATCGGCATTGTCATTGTTTGCAGAGGTCCGAGCCCCAACAACGTTTGATATCTCTCGCTCGAGCACAGGCATGCCTGCCCAATCGCCTGAGCGCGCTTGCGGGTAAACTTCTGATACGATGGGCATACGTGTTGGGGTCGGGGTGCTCGGGCCGCCGGATAAAGCCAGCAGCGGAATTTGGGGGTATATATCCGCCCGGCACGGTATTTTGTACACAACAGTAGGTCAGGAGGTGCGTCGGGGACCGTGTGAGCCCGAGAGCTcgggagaaggagggcatCAAGACGCTTGGGTACACGGAGATTCATACGCAATAGGGCAATACTGGCCCGAAGAAGTCCCAAAATGCAGGCACCAAAAATAAAACCCTCCAGATCAGAGACTGACGTTAGCAGGCACGTCATCCAGATGCATCCGAATTTGACGTCGCAGAACAGGCACCTCTGCACAGAGGGCTTTGATCACCCGGACCCTCGAAGGGAACAACGTCAAGCCCACTAGGTCAAGCCTACTAGCACTGACGTGGGCGTGGTAGGGGCGCGGATCGGAGTTGGCACAGGCCAGTGTGGAACACTGCGGTACTCACTGAAGGCGTGGCGTTAGTTTCGTAtcctgcgcgagcgcgtgtCACTTATGCCAAGCCAGCATGCTCAACCATTACTAGAGTCAGCCGAGAACAAACGGCGGCGTACTGTTCGCAAATGTGTCCCAGTACTGCGGCGAGTTGACTTCCTTGCTTGCAGAGACGACGTCGTGAAGCGGGTATAAGCTGGATGGGATCGCGCCAAACGCGAGGCTCGAGTCGCCTGCGAACTGCTGGTCGTGCAGCTCAGCATCGGGAACAGCGTCGGCCATCACGTTCTTCTCAACAGCATCGGTAAGGACGTCGACAACAGGCATCGTGAGGCCAAGGACCCCGAGGAGGGACTGGTTCGAGACAAGACTGGGCCGCAGCTCCTTCGGCTTGCCTCCGTCACGTCCGAACTCAGAGTTCGCAGTGAGAAATTTGTTGAACAAATCCTGGATCTGGTCCGGGTTGGCAGCAACATCAGACGGCGGAGTCTCCAAACCTTGGCTCGCCGCGGCCGGTGTGTCCTGCGCCGAAACAGCACTGCCTGCGCGGCTGGCGCGAGACGAGCTTGGTCTCGATGACTCCCTAGTCGCTCTTGAGTTTCCCCTCGTGTGTGAGAATGGACGGCCGCCACGTTCAAAGGACGTGTTGTCCTGTAAGGGATGAAAGAGATCCTCCCCACCCGACTCCCCACTCTGTGAACGGCGCAGCGAGGAAGCGCGCTTGTTGAGAGTGTGGATCTGCAGGTTAACACAAGAGGCAAATACAACTCACAATTGCGGCCTCCCTCCGGCTGAACTCGTCACTGTTCGGGCTGTAGGGGTTGTGTTCCATGAAGTTGGTCATAATCTTCCACATGTCCGAAGCGTATGGCGAGTTGGGCTCCAGTAAGAGGTTAATCCCCGCGATCATTGCGCAGTTCTGCGGTTAGTTGCGACTAGACGTCATCCAAATGACACCCACAAACTCGCGGAACGAGCCTCCCAGAAGCGTCTCGAAGAAGTCGGGGTTCTCCTTGTGGAATGCCTGACGCTGCGGATTAGCTCAGAGCCACTTCCGGTTTACAATTTTGAAATCCGTGATGGCCGCCTCGAAGCATGCCCGCCGCGACAGAGCGTACTTCAGACTTCGTACTTGACGTAAAAACCACGGCCGATGAAGGATTATCGTAAAGTGGAGTATTTCAGTCTGGATGTAGTAGCGGTGCACCGCGAGGAAGGGCTGTGCTGTAAAGTCAGCCACTTAATCAGCAGCCAATTATTCACCCTTATCGAGAGACTTGTCCGGGGTGAGCATCTGAAATtgacgaggaaggtcgTCATGGAGCTTGCGGAGCTGCTGGTCGATCGCCTGGACGTCGCAGTACTTGATCGGATTGTGCAGTTTCTGGAACTGGTTCACGATCTGAGACACGATACCAGCGAGGCGGTTCCGTAAGATGAGGAAAGTGGCGAACGTCGGCTCATCGAGCGGTTTTGAGCGGGGCATGGTGTCGGAGTTGAGGAGCGACGACAACTCGACATTGCTCGGTTCCTTTGTGTCGTAAAAATTGGGGTTGATCGACACTggacggccgaggagacACGAGTACGTGGCGTCGGCATGGCACAAGTAGGACCAGAGGCGGCGACGATATTCTGTCATGTACGGGTCCATGTCAAGAAGACTGCCGTCACGGTGCAAGCAGAGCGCAGTTGCAGTCGCGGTGGCAGCACGGAACTGGAGCCAGCCCTCCGCGAGCCGCCGTTCATGCATGAGCACGAGATAGAGGCCGATCTATGTAAGCTCGGAATGAATATTGCGATGACTCACAAGGATGCGCGTCTCGACAAGCTGCAAGTTCTCGGCGTTGAGTGACGTCGAGACCATGATACCAAACTGTGCGCCCCAGAGCAGTTTCATGCTAGCCTTGCGCCTCTGCTCGACGGTGTTGTTCTCCGACGTGCCTTCCGGGGACAGTCTGATTGCAATCGCCAGGACAACAAATATCAGGGGGAGCGCCAGCACCGAGGCCGGGGTAATGTCAGCCCCGGAAGCGTAGACAGCTTCGTAAGCTGGCGCGACGTCAGCACGAGTTCCAAGGTTAAATTCGAAGCATTGAGGTTAATTTTATCTCACCTTGTCGAAACAAGTGCTCGTCTATTGGGTAGCGAATCGGATTGACCTTTGTAAAGAAAAAagcgacgagcttgtcggCGCTGTCCTTTGGAGGCAGGTCCCGAAGAGCCTTCCGGAGCTGTTGGATGAGCATTGACATTACAATCCCGCCAAGATGCAACTGTAAACGCACAGTGACGGTGCCACCTTCGTCGACAATATTCTCCAGCTGTTCACGTACTGATCCATGGTAGTCGAGGCCAAGTGGCGTTCGAGTTTCGCTCTGCGGCAGCGGGTTTCGGCTGACAGTGCCGCGGTCCAGGCCACCGAGCCACACGTCGTCTGCGGTCTCAGACTCCATGCGGCCCAGCGCGCCAGAAGTTGCGGGTGACGCAGACACGGGAAGCTCAAGCTTCGCGTGCACGGCCGGAGGTGAGCCTGCTGGCTGGTGGGCTAGAGTTTAGCCTAGTTCTGCATTTTCAGTAGAAGAGTGACTCACTCTGCCTCCACTCGGCCAAGGCGTTGCTGTTCTCCAGGCCATCGACACGATTAAGGACGGCATTGACAATGCGCTCTAGCTTATGGACACGGCCGTTCAGAGCAATAGGTGTCGCTGCCTGTTCGGGAATCTttgagcgcgacgtcgcAGTGTTGCCTTCGACCTCTGTTTTGGGCTTGGGCCTGGGTGGCGGCGATCCTGACCGTGCGCTGGGAACACAGAGGTGCGGCACCTTGCGGCTCACGCAATGTTGACATGGTGTCTCGCGGTTACACTTTTGTTTGCGCTTCGCGCACTC from Cutaneotrichosporon cavernicola HIS019 DNA, chromosome: 2 harbors:
- the SFU1 gene encoding uncharacterized protein (zinc finger binding to DNA consensus sequence [AT]GATA[AG]) gives rise to the protein MRTQAFKGRKEFLYDMPNAPTATSPPHQPAHSPTVPASPSSAKVSPRASHSNPISPIARSSQLAGYQHFAASRVSGTRDSLVTQVDEEEDELDDDVDNSCPAKSTPPVPLSSTAHQNLSATTSNGPVSASNGYNSMSWRKPLSGRWGAGFGASNERGGDEDTPESEAPPAGTPVVASEVASATASRAGSAAPKDEFDSGPGTPATEENGDKPKRRTSRRSTAQLKKEDEEPAAKKRRSAGPGTPPEPCGPAKPGSCPGDGRCNGSGGNAACEGCPTYNNTLATQPTSAPGPAEGVERPSVKPSPASDRPSERPNPWGLNLMGTMGSRPSSTANNDARYPPAGGVAGQQQGSLAGPQGTKSALSADGKQTNPNSPESDAPDKPAPQAGGTPAGNGLAATPVGMSCRNCGTSTTPLWRRDEEGRPQCNACGLYHKLHGVPRPVAMKKTVIKRRKRVPAVATAATQGRAGSAGAPPAPSASAAVPHSNPYDDKARPYGMSSPWAHNPAQRDMDPRRKNMPLIIPTAGANTERKKPWWIEDRRERDDKERDHGELSSHQLAAETLLSIAPQTKVAASVSPEIGRDKLSASGSARLEPGSSRMDVDSKDDVLRGVKRKADEDNHLPSAHSLGLVGLAGEKERERSRERYSRSPLAQTTENRAAAAASPSAPAPATAASRLNASTGSNASASPTFTPRYSIYGPNPRDSAIGSPWSSLAAGRYGGGFSFGRRDLGSSVGASPASSAPKPAQLSPQRRPSPETTRDTGVSRFYGGAVGGNSSLSSSYGHYSMSRRELDEHLNQLREGKRWLESMMIKTEKLITVVEGKMETAVPAAAASTPAPAAAPVSAPADGGGRSNEDWEFEERERQRQREFKRLEEEAQRDRLEKERRDKERAARVKQTSAIPADPAPPAPRPDYGLYDRGRQSRSDAERRDLLLARRVPATSPNASTSAATANGRPPSTSVTERERVAPAPSPKTTGLWERERAEREREEVVGSAPSVALPRREPGRIGRGLWAFESRG
- a CDS encoding uncharacterized protein (Fungal specific transcription factor domain); the encoded protein is MRDVPSPGLTHGEHMGWGAGPHASVSPSTMDMPRPGSSRRWSPPAMSPRFTERLPSLSDYPQPPSAATYAPRHWEAPPSPNPLPPGYAKAPSPQDTAAPEPKRKKRRQAFSCAECAKRKQKCNRETPCQHCVSRKVPHLCVPSARSGSPPPRPKPKTEVEGNTATSRSKIPEQAATPIALNGRVHKLERIVNAVLNRVDGLENSNALAEWRQTHQPAGSPPAVHAKLELPVSASPATSGALGRMESETADDVWLGGLDRGTVSRNPLPQSETRTPLGLDYHGSVREQLENIVDEGGTVTLRKALRDLPPKDSADKLVAFFFTKVNPIRYPIDEHLFRQAYEAVYASGADITPASVLALPLIFVVLAIAIRLSPEGTSENNTVEQRRKASMKLLWGAQFGIMVSTSLNAENLQLVETRILIGLYLVLMHERRLAEGWLQFRAATATATALCLHRDGSLLDMDPYMTEYRRRLWSYLCHADATYSCLLGRPVSINPNFYDTKEPSNVELSSLLNSDTMPRSKPLDEPTFATFLILRNRLAGIVSQIVNQFQKLHNPIKYCDVQAIDQQLRKLHDDLPRQFQMLTPDKSLDKAQPFLAVHRYYIQTEILHFTIILHRPWFLRQVRSLKYALSRRACFEAAITDFKIRQAFHKENPDFFETLLGGSFREFNCAMIAGINLLLEPNSPYASDMWKIMTNFMEHNPYSPNSDEFSRREAAIIHTLNKRASSLRRSQSGESGGEDLFHPLQDNTSFERGGRPFSHTRGNSRATRESSRPSSSRASRAGSAVSAQDTPAAASQGLETPPSDVAANPDQIQDLFNKFLTANSEFGRDGGKPKELRPSLVSNQSLLGVLGLTMPVVDVLTDAVEKNVMADAVPDAELHDQQFAGDSSLAFGAIPSSLYPLHDVVSASKEVNSPQYWDTFANSTPPFDTKLTPRLHL